The following coding sequences lie in one Carassius carassius chromosome 1, fCarCar2.1, whole genome shotgun sequence genomic window:
- the LOC132104130 gene encoding fibroin heavy chain-like, giving the protein MTARVYFSLIAVFSCLFGYLSIAHAIQRRTTVKPGQCPIPEMIPLCAKSCFHDGQCPAMQKCCPTTGGFACSEPRGQGRGQASCQGSGAGQGAGQGNGQGSGAGQGSGQGSGAGQGVGQGQGSGAGQGSGAGQGAGQGQGSGAGQGSGQGSGAGQGSGQGSGAGQGSGQGSGAGQGVGQGSGYGQGSGAGQGSGAGQGQGSGAGQGSGQGSGAGQGSGQGSGAGQGSGQGSGAGQGSGQGSGAGQGVGQGSGYGQGSGAGQGSGYGQGSGAGQGSGYGQGA; this is encoded by the exons ATGACAGCTCGAGTGtatttctcgttgattgctgtTTTTTCGTGTCTGTTCGGATACTTGAGCATAGCGCACGCTATTCAAAGACGAACCACAG tgaagccgggtcagTGTCCCATACCGGAgatgattccactgtgtgctaaaagctgtttccatgatggccagtgtcctgccatgcagaaatgttgcccaaccaccggtggctttgcatgcagtgaaccacgTGGTCAGGGAAGAGGTCAAGCAAGTtgccagggaagcggagctggtcagggcgccggacagggaa atggacagggaagcggagccggtcagggctcaggacagggaagcggagccggtcagggtgtaggacagggtcaaggaagcggagcaggacagggaagtggagctggtcagggagccggacagggtcagggaagcggagctggtcagggctcaggacagggaagtggagctggtcagggctcgggtcagggaagcggagctggtcagggctcgggtcagggaagcggagctggtcaaggcgtaggacagggcagcggctatggacagggcagcggcgccggacagggaagcggcgccggacagggtcagggaagcggagcaggtcagggctcgggtcagggaagcggagctggtcagggctcgggtcagggaagcggagctggtcagggctcgggtcagggaagcggagctggtcagggttcgggacagggaagcggagctggtcaaggtgtaggacagggcagcggctatggacagggcagcggagctggacagggcagcggctatggacagggaagcggagctggtcagggcagcggctatggacagggtgca